A genomic region of Paenibacillus sp. PL2-23 contains the following coding sequences:
- a CDS encoding 3'-5' exonuclease, whose translation MKEQKGVGRMWSLYKMGGVTPAIASVFGSQNAQQMAFIRNANREQRKQSIMDTPLMDMEMVVFDLETTGFNPNNGDEIISFGAVVVRGGQCVEGESFYSLVNPKRPIPKSIEELTGISNDMVQDAPDLMTVLHDFMAFIGRRLLVAHSAGHDKQFLNVALWRTSKVYLNHRVLDTMMIAKWLEPGRDSYGLDEMLISAGIPITVRHHALEDSIMTAELLGKYLKRIKERNITTLGDLYAYLSKH comes from the coding sequence ATGAAAGAGCAAAAAGGCGTTGGGCGAATGTGGAGCTTATACAAGATGGGGGGCGTTACGCCTGCCATCGCGTCGGTATTCGGTTCGCAGAACGCTCAGCAAATGGCCTTTATCCGCAATGCGAATCGCGAGCAGCGCAAGCAATCGATTATGGATACTCCTCTTATGGATATGGAAATGGTCGTTTTCGATTTGGAGACGACTGGCTTCAACCCGAACAACGGCGACGAAATTATTTCTTTCGGCGCTGTTGTCGTTCGGGGAGGCCAGTGTGTGGAGGGAGAGTCCTTCTATAGTCTGGTTAATCCGAAGCGCCCCATTCCGAAGTCGATTGAGGAGCTTACAGGCATATCCAATGATATGGTGCAGGACGCTCCGGACTTGATGACGGTGCTGCATGATTTTATGGCGTTTATCGGCAGACGGCTGCTTGTCGCTCACTCTGCAGGCCATGACAAGCAATTTCTGAATGTAGCTCTTTGGAGAACGTCCAAGGTATATTTGAATCATCGAGTGCTGGATACCATGATGATCGCCAAGTGGCTGGAGCCAGGCAGAGACAGCTATGGCCTGGACGAGATGCTGATCAGCGCAGGCATCCCCATTACGGTTAGACATCATGCGCTGGAGGACTCTATCATGACGGCCGAGCTGCTTGGCAAATATTTGAAGCGAATTAAAGAACGTAACATCACAACGCTGGGCGACTTATACGCTTATCTAAGCAAGCATTAA
- a CDS encoding M67 family metallopeptidase codes for MSLNRDCSILQSTYHNLITVCTASYPQEACGILACSSHSAAIDIIIPITNAHPRPQRAFAFDPVEWTSVFFSMQKNRQQLVGFFHSHPASAPLPSPRDERGFLPQTGMSYWVISLMDEERPLVQPYRQLDGQFQAIPLMLA; via the coding sequence ATGTCATTAAACCGGGATTGCTCGATCCTGCAGTCGACTTACCATAACTTAATTACAGTCTGCACAGCCTCATATCCTCAGGAGGCATGCGGCATTCTGGCCTGCTCCAGCCATTCCGCTGCCATCGATATCATCATCCCGATAACGAATGCGCATCCTCGGCCGCAGCGCGCGTTCGCTTTCGACCCCGTGGAATGGACCAGCGTCTTCTTCTCCATGCAAAAAAACCGACAACAGCTTGTCGGCTTCTTTCATTCGCACCCTGCCTCGGCACCGCTGCCGTCGCCGCGCGACGAGAGGGGGTTCCTGCCTCAGACAGGCATGAGCTATTGGGTGATCTCATTAATGGACGAGGAGCGGCCGCTCGTTCAGCCGTATCGCCAGCTGGATGGACAATTCCAAGCGATTCCATTAATGCTTGCTTAG
- a CDS encoding TlpA disulfide reductase family protein, translating to MRKVAVVFIIAIFFAGLAVYQYNQDDSASTEASADESFKPKAGFEAASFTLPDLADEEHLIGGKSEKLLFVNFWASWCGPCELEAPDLQKLHERYGDKLSMYGVNSTKFDKERAARQFVEDQGFTFPILMDRPGDVTKLYKVNTFPTSFLIDSEGVIRERINGVITYEEWERLIQKWL from the coding sequence ATGAGAAAAGTAGCGGTGGTGTTCATTATCGCGATATTTTTTGCCGGCCTGGCCGTGTATCAATATAATCAGGACGATTCAGCGTCGACGGAGGCGTCGGCCGATGAGTCGTTTAAGCCGAAGGCTGGCTTTGAGGCGGCCAGCTTCACGCTACCGGATCTTGCCGATGAGGAGCATCTCATTGGCGGGAAGAGCGAAAAGCTGCTGTTCGTCAACTTCTGGGCCTCCTGGTGCGGTCCCTGTGAGCTGGAGGCTCCGGATCTGCAGAAGCTGCATGAGCGCTACGGCGACAAGCTGAGCATGTACGGCGTCAACTCCACCAAGTTCGACAAGGAGCGGGCAGCCAGGCAGTTTGTGGAGGACCAGGGCTTCACCTTCCCGATTCTCATGGATCGGCCAGGCGATGTGACCAAGCTGTACAAGGTGAATACCTTCCCCACGAGCTTCCTGATTGACAGCGAAGGCGTCATCCGGGAACGAATCAATGGGGTTATTACCTATGAGGAGTGGGAACGCCTCATCCAGAAGTGGCTGTGA
- the cimA gene encoding citramalate synthase, whose amino-acid sequence MSANISIFDTTLRDGTQGEGISLSADDKLKIAQKLDALGVHYIEGGNPGSNSKDIEFFQRVKSLQLNARITAFGSTRRKNSAAEHDASLLRIVESGVPAATLVGKAWDFHVHTALQTTLEENLAMIYDSFAFLKRSGMEAMYDAEHFFDGYKNNPEYALAALRKAQDAGADWLVLCDTNGGTLPGEIHEIVSRVRSELSAAIGIHTHNDCELAVANSLAAVQAGARQVQGTINGYGERCGNANLCSIIPNLQLKMGYDCLPADRLRTLTNTARYISEIANVHMPVGQAYVGNAAFAHKGGIHVSAIMKDSKTYEHIEPELVGNKQRILVSELAGQSNIISKAAELGLDVNTNNDKTKQIIDQIKDLEHQGYQFEGADASLELLLREAFTDMKEMFTVESFKMHVEKTSAGMISEAIVKINVDGQQVYTAAEGNGPVNALDNALRKALVQFYPKIEQFHLSDYKVRVIDEKDATAAKVRVLVESTGLDNTWSTVGVSSNVIEASWEALLGSIRYALLGMDKVAGGTTDTPERLGLVNH is encoded by the coding sequence ATGTCCGCAAACATCTCAATCTTTGACACGACGCTGCGCGACGGAACGCAAGGCGAAGGAATCAGCTTATCCGCTGACGACAAGCTCAAAATTGCCCAGAAGCTCGACGCTTTAGGCGTTCATTATATTGAAGGCGGCAATCCTGGCAGCAACAGCAAGGATATTGAATTTTTCCAACGTGTCAAGTCACTCCAGTTAAACGCTCGCATTACCGCGTTCGGCAGCACCCGCCGCAAAAATTCGGCAGCGGAGCATGACGCAAGCCTGCTTCGTATTGTGGAATCCGGCGTGCCTGCCGCAACGCTTGTCGGTAAAGCGTGGGATTTCCACGTCCATACGGCGCTTCAGACGACGCTTGAAGAAAATCTGGCCATGATCTATGACTCCTTCGCCTTCCTGAAGCGGAGCGGCATGGAGGCGATGTATGACGCGGAGCACTTCTTCGACGGCTACAAGAACAACCCGGAATACGCGTTAGCCGCGCTTCGCAAGGCGCAGGACGCCGGCGCAGACTGGCTGGTGCTGTGCGATACGAACGGCGGCACGCTGCCTGGCGAAATTCATGAGATCGTCTCGCGTGTCCGCTCTGAGCTGTCTGCAGCAATCGGCATTCATACCCACAACGACTGCGAGCTGGCCGTCGCCAACTCCCTGGCCGCCGTACAAGCCGGTGCGAGACAGGTTCAAGGCACGATCAACGGATATGGCGAGCGCTGCGGCAATGCCAACCTGTGCTCCATCATTCCGAACCTGCAGCTGAAGATGGGCTACGATTGCCTGCCTGCAGACAGGCTGCGCACGCTGACAAATACGGCTCGTTACATTAGCGAAATCGCCAATGTGCATATGCCGGTCGGCCAGGCCTATGTAGGCAACGCCGCGTTTGCTCACAAGGGCGGCATTCATGTATCCGCTATTATGAAGGATTCCAAGACCTATGAGCATATTGAGCCGGAGCTGGTCGGCAACAAGCAGCGAATCCTTGTGTCGGAGCTGGCTGGCCAGAGCAATATTATTTCCAAAGCGGCGGAGCTGGGCCTGGATGTCAACACTAACAACGACAAGACCAAGCAGATCATCGACCAAATCAAGGACCTGGAGCATCAAGGCTATCAGTTCGAGGGCGCCGACGCTTCCCTGGAGCTTCTGCTTCGCGAAGCGTTCACCGACATGAAAGAGATGTTTACGGTGGAGTCGTTCAAGATGCACGTAGAGAAAACAAGCGCCGGTATGATCTCCGAGGCGATTGTGAAGATCAACGTGGACGGCCAGCAGGTCTATACCGCGGCAGAGGGCAATGGTCCCGTCAACGCGCTGGATAACGCGCTTCGCAAGGCGCTAGTGCAATTCTATCCCAAGATCGAGCAGTTCCATCTGTCCGATTACAAGGTTCGTGTCATCGACGAGAAGGACGCGACCGCTGCCAAGGTCCGTGTGCTTGTAGAATCAACGGGACTCGACAACACCTGGAGCACGGTCGGCGTATCCAGCAACGTCATCGAAGCAAGCTGGGAAGCGCTGCTGGGCAGCATCCGCTATGCCCTTCTGGGCATGGACAAGGTTGCGGGCGGCACAACCGATACGCCCGAGCGCCTCGGCCTCGTGAATCACTAA
- a CDS encoding DNA polymerase IV, with product MNDVKDHYPAKGRVIIHLDMNAFYCSVHEAEQPEYYKDKPTAVSGSMEERKGIIVTCSYAARRLGVKTGMPVKQALKRCPELLLIKPDFNLYRQYSQGFMSIARQFTPMVEPVSIDECYLDITGSKLLGTPLEIAETLQHRIRTEWGLPSSIGLAPNKLLAKMASDMHKPMGLTVLRLRDVPRLLWDKPCGTLFGIGGKTAEKLQKLNIHSIGQLAAADEAMLIKQFGVIGAWMKSAAHGIDHAPVNPDRARSKSIGHTTTLPNDVTEQEDVFRILLNLSDQTGRRLRRQKLAASTVQVTIRRPDMTTITRSHTLGTATQSTEDINREARKLFLKHWKAGDPIRLLGVTLQNLAPVEDTAFQLDLFSYEEQPKKDALTKTMDQLRDRFGEDAVLTAGMLGDDPSTLIRNKRIRGTSLQKDDSLLYIDE from the coding sequence ATGAACGACGTAAAGGATCATTATCCGGCCAAAGGAAGAGTCATCATTCATTTGGATATGAACGCATTTTATTGTTCCGTGCATGAAGCGGAGCAGCCGGAATATTATAAGGATAAGCCCACCGCAGTTTCCGGCAGCATGGAGGAGCGCAAGGGCATCATCGTGACATGCTCGTACGCGGCTCGCAGGCTGGGCGTTAAGACCGGCATGCCGGTCAAGCAAGCGCTGAAGCGCTGTCCGGAGCTGCTGCTGATCAAGCCGGACTTCAACCTTTACCGCCAGTATTCCCAAGGTTTTATGTCCATTGCCCGGCAGTTCACCCCAATGGTCGAGCCCGTATCGATTGATGAATGCTACTTGGATATTACAGGCTCCAAGCTGCTGGGGACGCCGCTGGAGATCGCGGAGACGCTTCAGCATCGGATTCGAACGGAATGGGGGCTGCCGTCCTCCATTGGCCTCGCCCCCAATAAGCTGCTTGCCAAGATGGCTTCCGATATGCACAAGCCAATGGGGCTGACGGTGCTTCGCTTGCGGGACGTGCCCAGGCTGCTCTGGGATAAGCCTTGCGGCACACTGTTCGGCATCGGAGGCAAGACGGCGGAGAAGCTCCAGAAGCTGAACATTCATTCCATCGGCCAGCTGGCGGCCGCGGATGAAGCCATGCTGATCAAGCAGTTCGGCGTGATTGGCGCCTGGATGAAATCCGCGGCGCATGGCATCGATCATGCTCCGGTTAACCCTGACCGCGCGAGGAGCAAGTCAATCGGGCATACCACGACGCTTCCGAATGATGTGACGGAGCAGGAGGACGTATTCCGCATTCTGCTGAATTTGTCTGACCAGACGGGCAGGAGGCTGAGAAGACAGAAGCTGGCGGCGTCCACCGTGCAGGTGACCATTCGCAGGCCGGATATGACGACGATAACGAGATCGCATACGCTGGGCACTGCTACACAATCGACAGAGGACATCAATAGGGAGGCTCGCAAGCTGTTTCTGAAGCATTGGAAGGCTGGCGACCCCATCCGGCTGCTTGGCGTTACGCTGCAGAATCTGGCTCCGGTCGAGGATACGGCGTTCCAGCTCGACCTGTTCAGCTACGAGGAGCAGCCGAAGAAGGACGCTCTGACCAAGACGATGGATCAGCTTCGGGATCGGTTCGGCGAGGACGCCGTGCTTACCGCGGGAATGCTGGGCGATGATCCTTCGACACTGATCCGCAACAAACGAATTCGGGGGACATCCTTGCAAAAAGACGATAGTTTGTTATATATTGATGAGTGA
- a CDS encoding ferredoxin, which produces MAKYTWVEKDTCIACGACGATAPDIYDYDDEGLAEVIFEGDGNKGNTEIPEDMYDDLQDACDGCPTDSIKIADEPFNAAG; this is translated from the coding sequence ATGGCTAAGTACACATGGGTTGAGAAGGACACTTGTATCGCTTGCGGGGCATGCGGAGCGACAGCGCCTGACATTTACGATTACGACGACGAAGGATTGGCCGAGGTCATCTTCGAAGGCGACGGCAATAAAGGCAATACCGAAATTCCAGAGGATATGTACGACGATTTGCAGGATGCATGCGACGGCTGCCCGACGGACTCCATCAAGATTGCCGATGAGCCGTTCAACGCTGCCGGCTAG
- a CDS encoding L,D-transpeptidase — protein MHKFGKGMKASLRIADIWSIKADRGGRRMDNPEDILYLKKFVTEHPDNKMGWYLLGKYYREEGKEAKANYCFIQAGDIYDAFEQEAHPLAEAGLDGLKEWEKQKNKRKLLRKVTLLAAPLLVLALALPVSSFFNHKIGTAVTSLEQEPGFGVVLVPEGEEQPIGYALGKVAAAGDAGPGQVIAARLEERDGWSQWSGQSILLADIARRGGGSELAASMLDRDTCWCEPADAEGARRQWREWQSRQEMHWTLASAIHHYKAINGRWPQKLDELIQPYPNNILAGEGDGMREAFPAVLMKLREQNGTGAERPTADKSGAGKESGRGQSELVGSNGLLDEAWSKPLEIVVDPSKHQLAVVQGNTIIRSYPVGLGGDRTPEGEFRISEKVRNPNGRDDGVFGSRGMTLSDTLYAIHGTDDPGSIGGDESLGCVRMGKSDVEELYDMVPLGTKVSIKKGSLPTSPAPAPERFRMKPKEDESNPHKVYEWLT, from the coding sequence GTGCACAAATTTGGAAAAGGTATGAAGGCTTCGCTGAGGATTGCCGATATATGGTCTATCAAGGCAGACCGAGGGGGGAGAAGAATGGATAATCCGGAGGATATCCTTTATTTGAAGAAATTTGTGACCGAGCATCCCGACAACAAGATGGGGTGGTATTTGCTGGGCAAATATTACCGCGAGGAAGGCAAGGAGGCCAAAGCCAATTACTGCTTTATCCAAGCGGGAGATATATATGATGCATTTGAGCAGGAGGCGCATCCGCTTGCTGAAGCGGGACTGGATGGATTAAAGGAGTGGGAGAAGCAGAAGAACAAGCGCAAGCTGCTCCGTAAGGTGACATTGTTGGCCGCGCCGCTGCTGGTGCTTGCGCTCGCCCTGCCTGTCAGCAGCTTTTTCAATCATAAAATAGGGACTGCTGTGACATCATTGGAGCAGGAACCGGGTTTTGGAGTCGTTCTCGTTCCAGAAGGAGAGGAGCAGCCAATCGGATATGCCTTGGGCAAGGTGGCGGCTGCCGGCGATGCCGGGCCCGGACAAGTGATCGCGGCGCGCCTCGAGGAGCGGGACGGATGGAGCCAATGGAGCGGCCAATCCATCTTGCTGGCGGATATTGCGAGGAGGGGCGGCGGAAGCGAGCTCGCCGCGTCCATGCTGGACCGCGACACCTGCTGGTGCGAGCCGGCAGATGCCGAGGGCGCCCGCCGACAGTGGCGGGAATGGCAGTCGAGACAGGAAATGCACTGGACGCTTGCAAGCGCCATCCATCACTATAAGGCTATAAACGGAAGATGGCCGCAGAAGCTGGACGAGCTGATACAGCCTTATCCCAACAACATCTTGGCTGGCGAGGGAGACGGCATGCGAGAGGCGTTCCCAGCCGTGCTGATGAAGCTCAGAGAGCAGAACGGGACTGGAGCGGAGCGACCAACAGCTGACAAGTCCGGCGCCGGCAAGGAATCTGGCAGGGGGCAGAGCGAACTGGTAGGGTCCAATGGCCTGCTGGACGAAGCGTGGAGCAAGCCGCTTGAGATTGTGGTGGATCCGTCGAAGCATCAATTAGCCGTCGTGCAAGGGAATACGATTATTCGCAGCTATCCCGTAGGTCTTGGCGGAGACCGGACGCCGGAGGGCGAGTTCCGTATTAGCGAGAAGGTCAGGAATCCGAACGGGAGGGACGACGGCGTCTTCGGCAGCCGGGGCATGACGCTGTCGGACACGCTGTATGCGATTCATGGCACGGATGATCCTGGCAGCATCGGGGGAGACGAATCGCTGGGCTGTGTCCGGATGGGCAAATCCGATGTGGAGGAGCTGTACGACATGGTGCCGCTTGGCACGAAGGTAAGCATAAAAAAAGGGAGTCTTCCAACCAGCCCTGCGCCAGCCCCGGAGCGATTCCGGATGAAGCCCAAGGAGGACGAAAGCAATCCCCATAAGGTGTATGAATGGTTGACTTAG
- a CDS encoding quinone-dependent dihydroorotate dehydrogenase produces MLYTSLLKPLLFKMDAEKAHHLVIDGLASGSRFPGITEILNTMYGVPESPELRMEVLGLRFPHPVGLAAGLDKNGKAPDGFSSIGLGFAEVGTVTPKGQAGNELPRLFRLPPDEALINRMGFNNEGAEAMAASLAQRKIHSIPIAVNIGKNKTTPNELAHEDYQACIRILYDYGDFFVVNISSPNTQGLRDLQHGDELRKLLGAVKEEVDRQAAARQAKPKHVLVKIAPDMSDDQLEHTVSTIMESGIAGIIATNTTLSREGLTHAHAGEMGGLSGKPLRERSTEVIRAVYRQTGGQLPIIGSGGIFTAQDAYDKIRAGATLVEVYTALIYKGPELLKELTSGLKECLRKDGYRHIAEAVGADHR; encoded by the coding sequence TTGCTTTATACTTCTTTGTTAAAACCGCTATTATTCAAAATGGATGCGGAAAAGGCTCATCATCTGGTCATAGACGGATTGGCATCAGGAAGCCGGTTTCCTGGTATAACGGAGATTCTGAACACGATGTATGGCGTTCCCGAGTCGCCCGAGCTGCGCATGGAGGTGCTTGGCCTTCGCTTCCCGCACCCTGTCGGCCTGGCCGCGGGCCTGGACAAAAACGGGAAGGCGCCGGATGGCTTCTCCAGCATCGGCCTTGGCTTTGCGGAGGTTGGTACGGTCACGCCGAAGGGACAAGCGGGCAACGAGCTTCCAAGGCTGTTCAGACTGCCGCCGGACGAGGCGCTTATTAACCGGATGGGCTTCAACAATGAAGGAGCAGAAGCGATGGCGGCGTCGCTTGCGCAGCGCAAGATACATAGCATTCCTATCGCCGTTAATATCGGCAAAAATAAAACAACCCCAAATGAGCTGGCGCACGAGGACTACCAGGCATGCATTCGCATATTGTATGATTACGGAGACTTCTTTGTCGTCAATATCAGCTCCCCGAACACGCAGGGACTGCGCGATCTCCAGCACGGAGACGAGCTTCGCAAGCTGCTGGGAGCCGTCAAGGAGGAAGTGGATCGGCAGGCGGCCGCTCGCCAGGCGAAGCCCAAGCATGTGCTGGTCAAAATCGCGCCGGATATGTCGGATGATCAGCTGGAGCATACCGTGTCTACCATTATGGAGAGTGGCATTGCGGGCATAATCGCGACGAACACAACGCTGTCGCGCGAGGGCCTGACTCATGCTCATGCGGGAGAGATGGGCGGCTTAAGCGGCAAGCCGCTGCGCGAGCGGTCCACGGAGGTCATAAGAGCCGTATACCGGCAGACGGGCGGGCAGCTGCCAATCATTGGCTCTGGCGGCATTTTTACCGCGCAAGACGCATACGATAAAATTCGCGCGGGGGCAACGCTTGTTGAGGTGTATACCGCGCTTATCTACAAGGGACCCGAGCTGCTGAAGGAATTAACGAGCGGGCTGAAGGAGTGTTTGCGCAAGGACGGCTACCGACACATCGCTGAAGCAGTGGGTGCAGATCATCGTTAG
- a CDS encoding GTP pyrophosphokinase family protein — protein sequence MDGRDWGLFLQPYEQAVEELKVKFKTMRVELKLREAYAPIEFVTGRVKRISSILEKAKRLGVASDQLDTGIEDIAGIRIMCQFVDDIHRVAGLIRSRKDLTLVYEKDYITNYKDSGYRSYHIIVKYPVQTALGYTEVLAEIQIRTLAMNFWATIEHSLNYKFKESLPEEVRLRLKKAAEAAFLLDNEMTSIRKEILDAQTDFEEQSNVVSRVLNGIQDLYFHHRVREAAQFQMKFNELFEVEDYPGLNALSSDIAASIAKMRKGPASD from the coding sequence ATGGACGGACGAGACTGGGGACTTTTTTTGCAGCCGTATGAACAAGCGGTTGAAGAATTGAAGGTAAAATTCAAAACCATGCGCGTTGAGCTGAAGCTGAGGGAAGCCTACGCGCCCATTGAATTCGTTACAGGCAGGGTCAAGCGCATCTCCAGCATATTGGAGAAGGCGAAGCGGCTTGGCGTTGCATCGGATCAGCTGGACACAGGCATAGAGGATATTGCGGGCATCCGGATCATGTGCCAGTTCGTCGACGATATTCACCGCGTGGCGGGGTTGATACGCAGCCGCAAGGATCTGACGCTGGTCTACGAAAAGGATTATATTACGAACTACAAGGATAGCGGGTATCGGAGCTACCATATCATCGTCAAATATCCCGTGCAGACGGCACTCGGGTATACGGAGGTGCTGGCCGAAATTCAAATTCGCACGCTCGCGATGAATTTCTGGGCGACGATCGAGCATTCTTTAAATTATAAATTCAAGGAAAGCCTGCCGGAGGAAGTGAGGCTTCGGCTGAAGAAGGCGGCGGAAGCGGCGTTCCTGCTCGACAACGAGATGACCAGCATCCGGAAGGAAATTTTGGATGCCCAGACGGATTTCGAGGAGCAGTCCAATGTGGTATCCCGCGTGCTGAACGGCATTCAAGACTTGTATTTCCACCACCGGGTACGCGAAGCGGCGCAATTCCAGATGAAGTTCAACGAGCTGTTCGAGGTGGAGGATTATCCCGGCTTAAACGCATTGTCCAGCGATATCGCCGCATCCATCGCCAAGATGAGAAAGGGGCCGGCAAGCGACTAA
- a CDS encoding PCYCGC motif-containing (lipo)protein encodes MKKSEATSKAASSHEEQHTGRGARTIMYGMLLAFAIITLLAACGMAGDDTSTSHLHGSETWEKTASEADLPAFLDNHTRLTSDLYAEVHAHAHLLSEIPCYCGCMAGTEIDEPHDSLLRCYWAELPDADGSIMWTDHSTGCGICKKELEEVIALSKQGKTLEQIVAYINENYKPNLPSS; translated from the coding sequence ATGAAGAAAAGCGAAGCCACCTCTAAGGCTGCCAGCTCTCATGAGGAGCAGCATACGGGCAGGGGCGCCAGAACGATCATGTACGGTATGCTGCTCGCGTTTGCCATCATTACGCTCTTGGCCGCCTGCGGCATGGCAGGCGACGATACATCCACCTCGCATCTGCACGGCTCGGAGACCTGGGAGAAGACGGCGTCAGAGGCTGACCTTCCCGCCTTCCTGGACAATCACACACGGCTGACAAGCGACTTGTACGCGGAAGTGCATGCTCACGCCCATCTGCTGAGCGAAATTCCCTGTTATTGCGGCTGCATGGCGGGCACCGAAATCGACGAGCCCCACGACTCTCTCCTTCGCTGCTATTGGGCGGAGCTGCCGGACGCTGACGGCAGCATCATGTGGACGGATCACAGCACAGGCTGCGGCATCTGCAAGAAAGAGCTGGAGGAAGTTATCGCCTTAAGCAAGCAAGGGAAGACGCTAGAGCAAATCGTGGCTTATATTAATGAGAATTACAAGCCGAACCTGCCCAGCAGCTAA
- a CDS encoding thioredoxin family protein: MNNKKQTSSRKKKKSYMPFLYIGIIVIVFGAIFALGKMNVNKLYEMPASELNPATRILLDDPLYQNIILPDELDKKMKDQDDFFVYMFSASCSYCKDTTPHLIPLAEELDIDLPMFNLLEFPAYNAKLNIDSTPTLLYIQDGVEADRLVGGIRKEGMTQGNTVQQFREFLEEHNGADAK, encoded by the coding sequence ATGAATAACAAAAAACAAACGTCGTCTCGCAAAAAGAAAAAATCGTATATGCCCTTCCTGTATATCGGCATCATTGTCATCGTGTTCGGCGCCATCTTCGCCCTGGGCAAGATGAACGTGAACAAGCTCTACGAGATGCCAGCCTCGGAATTAAATCCTGCGACCCGCATCTTGCTGGATGACCCGCTATATCAGAATATCATATTGCCGGATGAATTAGATAAGAAGATGAAGGACCAGGATGATTTTTTCGTCTATATGTTCTCCGCCAGCTGCTCTTATTGCAAGGATACAACGCCGCATCTGATCCCTCTGGCCGAGGAGCTGGATATCGATTTGCCCATGTTCAACCTGCTTGAATTCCCGGCTTACAATGCCAAGCTGAACATCGATTCCACACCCACACTCCTCTACATTCAGGACGGCGTCGAGGCGGATCGTCTCGTGGGCGGCATTCGGAAGGAAGGCATGACCCAAGGCAACACGGTACAACAATTCCGTGAGTTTCTGGAGGAACACAATGGAGCTGATGCCAAGTGA